In the Pithys albifrons albifrons isolate INPA30051 chromosome 3, PitAlb_v1, whole genome shotgun sequence genome, one interval contains:
- the SEMA3F gene encoding semaphorin-3F isoform X4, producing the protein MPTMPVVGVLLWTTLLTLGWRAAHPKDHGLATPRVQLSFKELKATGTAHFFNFLLNSSDYRILLKDEDHDRMYVGSKDYVLSLDLHDINREPLIIHWPASQQRIEECILSGKNSNGECGNFIRLIQPWNRTHLYVCGTGAYNPICTFVNRGRKAQDYIFYLEPDKLESGKGKCSYDPKVDTVSALINEELYAGVYIDFMGTDAAIFRTMGKQTAMRTDQYNSRWLNDPAFVRAQLIPDSSERNDDKLYFFFREKSADAPLSPGVYSRIGRICLNDDGGHCCLVNKWSTFLKARLVCSVPGPDGIETHFDELQDVFIQQTQDTKNPVIYAVFSASGSVFKGSAVCVYSMADIRMVFNGPFAHKEGPNYQWMPYTGKMPYPRPGTCPGGTFTPSMKSTKDYPDEVINFMRTHPLMYHAVYPTHRQPLVVRTNVNYRFTTVAVDQVDAADGRYEVLFLGTDRGTVQKVIVLPRDDMETEELMLEEIEVFKVPAPIKTMTISSKRQQLYVSSAVGVTHLALHRCDVYGEACADCCLARDPYCAWDGSACTRYSASSKRRSRRQDVRHGNPIRQCRGYNSNANKNAVEAVQYGVEGSTAFLECQPRSPQASVKWLLQKDNSDRRKELRVEGRVLRTEQGLLLRALQLADSGLYSCTATENNFKHTVTKVQLRVLSSRAVHAVLVQAETPPGLLGGPTPRYQDLLQLLTQPEMGLLDQYCQGYWRHTAASPPQPLAGLKAKEQQDQKKPRNRRNHQPETYGHT; encoded by the exons ATGCCCACCATGCCCGTGGTCGGCGTCCTCCTCTGGACCACCCTGCTGACTCTGGGCTGGCGGGCTGCCCACCCTAAGGACCACGGCTTGGCCACCCCCAGGGTTCAGCTCTCCTTCAAAG AGCTGAAGGCGACGGGCACAGCACACTTCTTCAACTTCCTCCTCAACTCCAGCGACTACCGCATCCTGCTGAAGGACGAGGACCACGACCGCATGTACGTGGGCAGCAAGGACTACGTCCTGTCGCTGGACCTCCACGACATCAACCGCGAGCCCCTCATT ATCCACTGGCCGGCGTCCCAGCAGAGGATTGAGGAGTGCATCCTGTCAGGCAAGAACAGTAAC ggGGAGTGTGGCAACTTCATCCGCCTGATCCAGCCCTGGAACCGAACACACCTCTATGTCTGTGGCACCGGTGCCTACAACCCCATCTGCACCTTCGTCAaccgtgggcgcaaagcccag GATTATATCTTCTACCTGGAGCCAGACAAGCTGGAGTCAGGGAAGGGGAAGTGTTCATATGACCCCAAAGTAGACACCGTCTCTGCATTAATAA ATGAAGAGCTCTATGCTGGCGTCTACATTGACTTCATGGGCACAGATGCAGCCATCTTCCGCACCATGGGCAAGCAGACAGCCATGAGGACAGACCAATACAATTCCCGCTGGCTCAATG ACCCAGCCTTTGTTCGTGCCCAGCTCATCCCTGACAGCAGCGAGAGGAACGATGACAAGCTCTACTTCTTTTTCCGAGAGAAATCGGCCGATGCcccactgagccctggggtCTATTCCCGCATCGGACGCATCTGCCTG AATGACGATGGGGGGCACTGCTGCCTCGTGAACAAGTGGAGCACCTTCCTGAAGGCCCGGCTTGTCTGCTCTGTGCCGGGACCTGATGGAATTGAAACGCACTTCGACGAGCTCC AGGATGTCTTCATCCAGCAGACTCAGGACACCAAGAACCCTGTAATCTACGCCGTGTTCTCCGCTTCGGG GTCAGTCTTCAAGGGTTCTGCTGTGTGTGTCTACTCCATGGCTGACATCCGCATGGTCTTCAATGGGCCCTTTGCGCACAAGGAGGGACCGAACTACCAGTGGATGCCCTACACGGGCAAAATGCCCTATCCCCGTCCGGGCACT TGCCCCGGGGGAACCTTCACCCCATCCATGAAGTCGACCAAGGACTACCCTGATGAAGTCATCAACTTCATGCGCACGCACCCACTGATGTACCACGCCGTGTACCCCACGCACCGCCAGCCACTGGTGGTCCGCACCAACGTCAACTACCGCTTCACCACCGTGGCTGTGGACCAGGTGGATGCGGCAGATGGGCGCTATGAGGTgcttttcctgggcacag ATCGGGGCACCGTGCAGAAGGTCATCGTGCTTCCCCGGGATGACATGGAGACGGAGGAGCTCATGCTGGAGGAGATTGAGGTGTTCAAG GTGCCAGCACCCATCAAGACGATGACCATCTCCTCCAAGAGG CAACAGCTGTATGTGTCCTCAGCTGTAGGCGTGACCCACCTGGCCCTGCACCGGTGTGATGTGTACGGGGAAGCCTGTGCCGACTGCTGCCTGGCGCGGGACCCGTACTGCGCCTGGGACGGCAGTGCCTGCACCCGCTACTCTGCCTCCTCCAAGAG GCGGAGCCGGCGGCAGGACGTCAGGCACGGTAACCCCATCCGGCAGTGCCGTGGCTACAACTCCAATG CTAACAAGAACGCAGTGGAGGCTGTGCAGTACGGGGTGGAGGGCAGCACTGCCTTCCTGGAGTGCCAGCCCCGCTCGCCACAGGCCAGCGTCAAGTGGCTGCTGCAGAAGGACAACAGTGACCGGCGGAAAGAG CTGCGGGTGGAGGGCCGGGTGCTGCGGACAGAGCAGGGCTTGCTGCTGCGCGCCCTCCAGCTCGCCGACAGCGGCCTCTACTCCTGCACTGCCACCGAGAACAACTTCAAGCACACGGTGACCAAGGTGCAGCTCCGCGTCCTCAGCAGCCGCGCTGTCCACGCTGTGCTGGTCCAGGCGGAGACCCCTCCTGGCCTGCTGGGGGGACCTACTCCCCGCTACCAggacctgctgcagctcctcacccaGCCTGAAATGGGACTCCTGGACCAGTACTGCCAGGGCTACTGGCGGCACACGGCTGCCAGCCCCCCACAGCCACTGGCTGGCCTCAAAgccaaggagcagcaggaccagaaGAAGCCTCGAAACCGGCGGAATCACCAGCCAGAGACCTATGGGCATACATGA
- the SEMA3F gene encoding semaphorin-3F isoform X2 has protein sequence MPTMPVVGVLLWTTLLTLGWRAAHPKDHGLATPRVQLSFKELKATGTAHFFNFLLNSSDYRILLKDEDHDRMYVGSKDYVLSLDLHDINREPLIIHWPASQQRIEECILSGKNSNGECGNFIRLIQPWNRTHLYVCGTGAYNPICTFVNRGRKAQGFPPSQLGGRESRSTDSPLSPRPAQSKDYIFYLEPDKLESGKGKCSYDPKVDTVSALINEELYAGVYIDFMGTDAAIFRTMGKQTAMRTDQYNSRWLNDPAFVRAQLIPDSSERNDDKLYFFFREKSADAPLSPGVYSRIGRICLNDDGGHCCLVNKWSTFLKARLVCSVPGPDGIETHFDELQDVFIQQTQDTKNPVIYAVFSASGSVFKGSAVCVYSMADIRMVFNGPFAHKEGPNYQWMPYTGKMPYPRPGTCPGGTFTPSMKSTKDYPDEVINFMRTHPLMYHAVYPTHRQPLVVRTNVNYRFTTVAVDQVDAADGRYEVLFLGTDRGTVQKVIVLPRDDMETEELMLEEIEVFKVPAPIKTMTISSKRQQLYVSSAVGVTHLALHRCDVYGEACADCCLARDPYCAWDGSACTRYSASSKRRSRRQDVRHGNPIRQCRGYNSNANKNAVEAVQYGVEGSTAFLECQPRSPQASVKWLLQKDNSDRRKELRVEGRVLRTEQGLLLRALQLADSGLYSCTATENNFKHTVTKVQLRVLSSRAVHAVLVQAETPPGLLGGPTPRYQDLLQLLTQPEMGLLDQYCQGYWRHTAASPPQPLAGLKAKEQQDQKKPRNRRNHQPETYGHT, from the exons ATGCCCACCATGCCCGTGGTCGGCGTCCTCCTCTGGACCACCCTGCTGACTCTGGGCTGGCGGGCTGCCCACCCTAAGGACCACGGCTTGGCCACCCCCAGGGTTCAGCTCTCCTTCAAAG AGCTGAAGGCGACGGGCACAGCACACTTCTTCAACTTCCTCCTCAACTCCAGCGACTACCGCATCCTGCTGAAGGACGAGGACCACGACCGCATGTACGTGGGCAGCAAGGACTACGTCCTGTCGCTGGACCTCCACGACATCAACCGCGAGCCCCTCATT ATCCACTGGCCGGCGTCCCAGCAGAGGATTGAGGAGTGCATCCTGTCAGGCAAGAACAGTAAC ggGGAGTGTGGCAACTTCATCCGCCTGATCCAGCCCTGGAACCGAACACACCTCTATGTCTGTGGCACCGGTGCCTACAACCCCATCTGCACCTTCGTCAaccgtgggcgcaaagcccag gGGTTTCCGCCGAGCCAGCTGGGAGGCCGGGAAAGCAGATCCACCGACAGCCCCCTCAGCCCAAGACCAGCACAAAGCAAG GATTATATCTTCTACCTGGAGCCAGACAAGCTGGAGTCAGGGAAGGGGAAGTGTTCATATGACCCCAAAGTAGACACCGTCTCTGCATTAATAA ATGAAGAGCTCTATGCTGGCGTCTACATTGACTTCATGGGCACAGATGCAGCCATCTTCCGCACCATGGGCAAGCAGACAGCCATGAGGACAGACCAATACAATTCCCGCTGGCTCAATG ACCCAGCCTTTGTTCGTGCCCAGCTCATCCCTGACAGCAGCGAGAGGAACGATGACAAGCTCTACTTCTTTTTCCGAGAGAAATCGGCCGATGCcccactgagccctggggtCTATTCCCGCATCGGACGCATCTGCCTG AATGACGATGGGGGGCACTGCTGCCTCGTGAACAAGTGGAGCACCTTCCTGAAGGCCCGGCTTGTCTGCTCTGTGCCGGGACCTGATGGAATTGAAACGCACTTCGACGAGCTCC AGGATGTCTTCATCCAGCAGACTCAGGACACCAAGAACCCTGTAATCTACGCCGTGTTCTCCGCTTCGGG GTCAGTCTTCAAGGGTTCTGCTGTGTGTGTCTACTCCATGGCTGACATCCGCATGGTCTTCAATGGGCCCTTTGCGCACAAGGAGGGACCGAACTACCAGTGGATGCCCTACACGGGCAAAATGCCCTATCCCCGTCCGGGCACT TGCCCCGGGGGAACCTTCACCCCATCCATGAAGTCGACCAAGGACTACCCTGATGAAGTCATCAACTTCATGCGCACGCACCCACTGATGTACCACGCCGTGTACCCCACGCACCGCCAGCCACTGGTGGTCCGCACCAACGTCAACTACCGCTTCACCACCGTGGCTGTGGACCAGGTGGATGCGGCAGATGGGCGCTATGAGGTgcttttcctgggcacag ATCGGGGCACCGTGCAGAAGGTCATCGTGCTTCCCCGGGATGACATGGAGACGGAGGAGCTCATGCTGGAGGAGATTGAGGTGTTCAAG GTGCCAGCACCCATCAAGACGATGACCATCTCCTCCAAGAGG CAACAGCTGTATGTGTCCTCAGCTGTAGGCGTGACCCACCTGGCCCTGCACCGGTGTGATGTGTACGGGGAAGCCTGTGCCGACTGCTGCCTGGCGCGGGACCCGTACTGCGCCTGGGACGGCAGTGCCTGCACCCGCTACTCTGCCTCCTCCAAGAG GCGGAGCCGGCGGCAGGACGTCAGGCACGGTAACCCCATCCGGCAGTGCCGTGGCTACAACTCCAATG CTAACAAGAACGCAGTGGAGGCTGTGCAGTACGGGGTGGAGGGCAGCACTGCCTTCCTGGAGTGCCAGCCCCGCTCGCCACAGGCCAGCGTCAAGTGGCTGCTGCAGAAGGACAACAGTGACCGGCGGAAAGAG CTGCGGGTGGAGGGCCGGGTGCTGCGGACAGAGCAGGGCTTGCTGCTGCGCGCCCTCCAGCTCGCCGACAGCGGCCTCTACTCCTGCACTGCCACCGAGAACAACTTCAAGCACACGGTGACCAAGGTGCAGCTCCGCGTCCTCAGCAGCCGCGCTGTCCACGCTGTGCTGGTCCAGGCGGAGACCCCTCCTGGCCTGCTGGGGGGACCTACTCCCCGCTACCAggacctgctgcagctcctcacccaGCCTGAAATGGGACTCCTGGACCAGTACTGCCAGGGCTACTGGCGGCACACGGCTGCCAGCCCCCCACAGCCACTGGCTGGCCTCAAAgccaaggagcagcaggaccagaaGAAGCCTCGAAACCGGCGGAATCACCAGCCAGAGACCTATGGGCATACATGA
- the SEMA3F gene encoding semaphorin-3F isoform X1 — protein sequence MPTMPVVGVLLWTTLLTLGWRAAHPKDHGLATPRVQLSFKELKATGTAHFFNFLLNSSDYRILLKDEDHDRMYVGSKDYVLSLDLHDINREPLIIHWPASQQRIEECILSGKNSNGECGNFIRLIQPWNRTHLYVCGTGAYNPICTFVNRGRKAQGFPPSQLGGRESRSTDSPLSPRPAQSKDYIFYLEPDKLESGKGKCSYDPKVDTVSALINEELYAGVYIDFMGTDAAIFRTMGKQTAMRTDQYNSRWLNDPAFVRAQLIPDSSERNDDKLYFFFREKSADAPLSPGVYSRIGRICLNDDGGHCCLVNKWSTFLKARLVCSVPGPDGIETHFDELQDVFIQQTQDTKNPVIYAVFSASGSVFKGSAVCVYSMADIRMVFNGPFAHKEGPNYQWMPYTGKMPYPRPGTCPGGTFTPSMKSTKDYPDEVINFMRTHPLMYHAVYPTHRQPLVVRTNVNYRFTTVAVDQVDAADGRYEVLFLGTDRGTVQKVIVLPRDDMETEELMLEEIEVFKVPAPIKTMTISSKRQQLYVSSAVGVTHLALHRCDVYGEACADCCLARDPYCAWDGSACTRYSASSKRYGGQGQAPWRDPPATGSPSDLLPPHRRSRRQDVRHGNPIRQCRGYNSNANKNAVEAVQYGVEGSTAFLECQPRSPQASVKWLLQKDNSDRRKELRVEGRVLRTEQGLLLRALQLADSGLYSCTATENNFKHTVTKVQLRVLSSRAVHAVLVQAETPPGLLGGPTPRYQDLLQLLTQPEMGLLDQYCQGYWRHTAASPPQPLAGLKAKEQQDQKKPRNRRNHQPETYGHT from the exons ATGCCCACCATGCCCGTGGTCGGCGTCCTCCTCTGGACCACCCTGCTGACTCTGGGCTGGCGGGCTGCCCACCCTAAGGACCACGGCTTGGCCACCCCCAGGGTTCAGCTCTCCTTCAAAG AGCTGAAGGCGACGGGCACAGCACACTTCTTCAACTTCCTCCTCAACTCCAGCGACTACCGCATCCTGCTGAAGGACGAGGACCACGACCGCATGTACGTGGGCAGCAAGGACTACGTCCTGTCGCTGGACCTCCACGACATCAACCGCGAGCCCCTCATT ATCCACTGGCCGGCGTCCCAGCAGAGGATTGAGGAGTGCATCCTGTCAGGCAAGAACAGTAAC ggGGAGTGTGGCAACTTCATCCGCCTGATCCAGCCCTGGAACCGAACACACCTCTATGTCTGTGGCACCGGTGCCTACAACCCCATCTGCACCTTCGTCAaccgtgggcgcaaagcccag gGGTTTCCGCCGAGCCAGCTGGGAGGCCGGGAAAGCAGATCCACCGACAGCCCCCTCAGCCCAAGACCAGCACAAAGCAAG GATTATATCTTCTACCTGGAGCCAGACAAGCTGGAGTCAGGGAAGGGGAAGTGTTCATATGACCCCAAAGTAGACACCGTCTCTGCATTAATAA ATGAAGAGCTCTATGCTGGCGTCTACATTGACTTCATGGGCACAGATGCAGCCATCTTCCGCACCATGGGCAAGCAGACAGCCATGAGGACAGACCAATACAATTCCCGCTGGCTCAATG ACCCAGCCTTTGTTCGTGCCCAGCTCATCCCTGACAGCAGCGAGAGGAACGATGACAAGCTCTACTTCTTTTTCCGAGAGAAATCGGCCGATGCcccactgagccctggggtCTATTCCCGCATCGGACGCATCTGCCTG AATGACGATGGGGGGCACTGCTGCCTCGTGAACAAGTGGAGCACCTTCCTGAAGGCCCGGCTTGTCTGCTCTGTGCCGGGACCTGATGGAATTGAAACGCACTTCGACGAGCTCC AGGATGTCTTCATCCAGCAGACTCAGGACACCAAGAACCCTGTAATCTACGCCGTGTTCTCCGCTTCGGG GTCAGTCTTCAAGGGTTCTGCTGTGTGTGTCTACTCCATGGCTGACATCCGCATGGTCTTCAATGGGCCCTTTGCGCACAAGGAGGGACCGAACTACCAGTGGATGCCCTACACGGGCAAAATGCCCTATCCCCGTCCGGGCACT TGCCCCGGGGGAACCTTCACCCCATCCATGAAGTCGACCAAGGACTACCCTGATGAAGTCATCAACTTCATGCGCACGCACCCACTGATGTACCACGCCGTGTACCCCACGCACCGCCAGCCACTGGTGGTCCGCACCAACGTCAACTACCGCTTCACCACCGTGGCTGTGGACCAGGTGGATGCGGCAGATGGGCGCTATGAGGTgcttttcctgggcacag ATCGGGGCACCGTGCAGAAGGTCATCGTGCTTCCCCGGGATGACATGGAGACGGAGGAGCTCATGCTGGAGGAGATTGAGGTGTTCAAG GTGCCAGCACCCATCAAGACGATGACCATCTCCTCCAAGAGG CAACAGCTGTATGTGTCCTCAGCTGTAGGCGTGACCCACCTGGCCCTGCACCGGTGTGATGTGTACGGGGAAGCCTGTGCCGACTGCTGCCTGGCGCGGGACCCGTACTGCGCCTGGGACGGCAGTGCCTGCACCCGCTACTCTGCCTCCTCCAAGAGGTACGGGGGCCAGGGGCAAGCACCATGGAGGGACCCCCCAGCCACAGGCTCCCCCTCTGACCTCCTGCCTCCCCACAGGCGGAGCCGGCGGCAGGACGTCAGGCACGGTAACCCCATCCGGCAGTGCCGTGGCTACAACTCCAATG CTAACAAGAACGCAGTGGAGGCTGTGCAGTACGGGGTGGAGGGCAGCACTGCCTTCCTGGAGTGCCAGCCCCGCTCGCCACAGGCCAGCGTCAAGTGGCTGCTGCAGAAGGACAACAGTGACCGGCGGAAAGAG CTGCGGGTGGAGGGCCGGGTGCTGCGGACAGAGCAGGGCTTGCTGCTGCGCGCCCTCCAGCTCGCCGACAGCGGCCTCTACTCCTGCACTGCCACCGAGAACAACTTCAAGCACACGGTGACCAAGGTGCAGCTCCGCGTCCTCAGCAGCCGCGCTGTCCACGCTGTGCTGGTCCAGGCGGAGACCCCTCCTGGCCTGCTGGGGGGACCTACTCCCCGCTACCAggacctgctgcagctcctcacccaGCCTGAAATGGGACTCCTGGACCAGTACTGCCAGGGCTACTGGCGGCACACGGCTGCCAGCCCCCCACAGCCACTGGCTGGCCTCAAAgccaaggagcagcaggaccagaaGAAGCCTCGAAACCGGCGGAATCACCAGCCAGAGACCTATGGGCATACATGA
- the SEMA3F gene encoding semaphorin-3F isoform X3 yields the protein MPTMPVVGVLLWTTLLTLGWRAAHPKDHGLATPRVQLSFKELKATGTAHFFNFLLNSSDYRILLKDEDHDRMYVGSKDYVLSLDLHDINREPLIIHWPASQQRIEECILSGKNSNGECGNFIRLIQPWNRTHLYVCGTGAYNPICTFVNRGRKAQDYIFYLEPDKLESGKGKCSYDPKVDTVSALINEELYAGVYIDFMGTDAAIFRTMGKQTAMRTDQYNSRWLNDPAFVRAQLIPDSSERNDDKLYFFFREKSADAPLSPGVYSRIGRICLNDDGGHCCLVNKWSTFLKARLVCSVPGPDGIETHFDELQDVFIQQTQDTKNPVIYAVFSASGSVFKGSAVCVYSMADIRMVFNGPFAHKEGPNYQWMPYTGKMPYPRPGTCPGGTFTPSMKSTKDYPDEVINFMRTHPLMYHAVYPTHRQPLVVRTNVNYRFTTVAVDQVDAADGRYEVLFLGTDRGTVQKVIVLPRDDMETEELMLEEIEVFKVPAPIKTMTISSKRQQLYVSSAVGVTHLALHRCDVYGEACADCCLARDPYCAWDGSACTRYSASSKRYGGQGQAPWRDPPATGSPSDLLPPHRRSRRQDVRHGNPIRQCRGYNSNANKNAVEAVQYGVEGSTAFLECQPRSPQASVKWLLQKDNSDRRKELRVEGRVLRTEQGLLLRALQLADSGLYSCTATENNFKHTVTKVQLRVLSSRAVHAVLVQAETPPGLLGGPTPRYQDLLQLLTQPEMGLLDQYCQGYWRHTAASPPQPLAGLKAKEQQDQKKPRNRRNHQPETYGHT from the exons ATGCCCACCATGCCCGTGGTCGGCGTCCTCCTCTGGACCACCCTGCTGACTCTGGGCTGGCGGGCTGCCCACCCTAAGGACCACGGCTTGGCCACCCCCAGGGTTCAGCTCTCCTTCAAAG AGCTGAAGGCGACGGGCACAGCACACTTCTTCAACTTCCTCCTCAACTCCAGCGACTACCGCATCCTGCTGAAGGACGAGGACCACGACCGCATGTACGTGGGCAGCAAGGACTACGTCCTGTCGCTGGACCTCCACGACATCAACCGCGAGCCCCTCATT ATCCACTGGCCGGCGTCCCAGCAGAGGATTGAGGAGTGCATCCTGTCAGGCAAGAACAGTAAC ggGGAGTGTGGCAACTTCATCCGCCTGATCCAGCCCTGGAACCGAACACACCTCTATGTCTGTGGCACCGGTGCCTACAACCCCATCTGCACCTTCGTCAaccgtgggcgcaaagcccag GATTATATCTTCTACCTGGAGCCAGACAAGCTGGAGTCAGGGAAGGGGAAGTGTTCATATGACCCCAAAGTAGACACCGTCTCTGCATTAATAA ATGAAGAGCTCTATGCTGGCGTCTACATTGACTTCATGGGCACAGATGCAGCCATCTTCCGCACCATGGGCAAGCAGACAGCCATGAGGACAGACCAATACAATTCCCGCTGGCTCAATG ACCCAGCCTTTGTTCGTGCCCAGCTCATCCCTGACAGCAGCGAGAGGAACGATGACAAGCTCTACTTCTTTTTCCGAGAGAAATCGGCCGATGCcccactgagccctggggtCTATTCCCGCATCGGACGCATCTGCCTG AATGACGATGGGGGGCACTGCTGCCTCGTGAACAAGTGGAGCACCTTCCTGAAGGCCCGGCTTGTCTGCTCTGTGCCGGGACCTGATGGAATTGAAACGCACTTCGACGAGCTCC AGGATGTCTTCATCCAGCAGACTCAGGACACCAAGAACCCTGTAATCTACGCCGTGTTCTCCGCTTCGGG GTCAGTCTTCAAGGGTTCTGCTGTGTGTGTCTACTCCATGGCTGACATCCGCATGGTCTTCAATGGGCCCTTTGCGCACAAGGAGGGACCGAACTACCAGTGGATGCCCTACACGGGCAAAATGCCCTATCCCCGTCCGGGCACT TGCCCCGGGGGAACCTTCACCCCATCCATGAAGTCGACCAAGGACTACCCTGATGAAGTCATCAACTTCATGCGCACGCACCCACTGATGTACCACGCCGTGTACCCCACGCACCGCCAGCCACTGGTGGTCCGCACCAACGTCAACTACCGCTTCACCACCGTGGCTGTGGACCAGGTGGATGCGGCAGATGGGCGCTATGAGGTgcttttcctgggcacag ATCGGGGCACCGTGCAGAAGGTCATCGTGCTTCCCCGGGATGACATGGAGACGGAGGAGCTCATGCTGGAGGAGATTGAGGTGTTCAAG GTGCCAGCACCCATCAAGACGATGACCATCTCCTCCAAGAGG CAACAGCTGTATGTGTCCTCAGCTGTAGGCGTGACCCACCTGGCCCTGCACCGGTGTGATGTGTACGGGGAAGCCTGTGCCGACTGCTGCCTGGCGCGGGACCCGTACTGCGCCTGGGACGGCAGTGCCTGCACCCGCTACTCTGCCTCCTCCAAGAGGTACGGGGGCCAGGGGCAAGCACCATGGAGGGACCCCCCAGCCACAGGCTCCCCCTCTGACCTCCTGCCTCCCCACAGGCGGAGCCGGCGGCAGGACGTCAGGCACGGTAACCCCATCCGGCAGTGCCGTGGCTACAACTCCAATG CTAACAAGAACGCAGTGGAGGCTGTGCAGTACGGGGTGGAGGGCAGCACTGCCTTCCTGGAGTGCCAGCCCCGCTCGCCACAGGCCAGCGTCAAGTGGCTGCTGCAGAAGGACAACAGTGACCGGCGGAAAGAG CTGCGGGTGGAGGGCCGGGTGCTGCGGACAGAGCAGGGCTTGCTGCTGCGCGCCCTCCAGCTCGCCGACAGCGGCCTCTACTCCTGCACTGCCACCGAGAACAACTTCAAGCACACGGTGACCAAGGTGCAGCTCCGCGTCCTCAGCAGCCGCGCTGTCCACGCTGTGCTGGTCCAGGCGGAGACCCCTCCTGGCCTGCTGGGGGGACCTACTCCCCGCTACCAggacctgctgcagctcctcacccaGCCTGAAATGGGACTCCTGGACCAGTACTGCCAGGGCTACTGGCGGCACACGGCTGCCAGCCCCCCACAGCCACTGGCTGGCCTCAAAgccaaggagcagcaggaccagaaGAAGCCTCGAAACCGGCGGAATCACCAGCCAGAGACCTATGGGCATACATGA